The DNA window ttatttatttatttatttatttattcattttctataCATGGTGACAGAACAAACATGACCAATTTTCTGGTTgatacattgattttttttctctaaagaATTGAATTACTGCTTTACATGCCTTAGTCTTATTAAGCCATTGAACCAATGAACTTGACTCATTGTTTTTGCAGATTAAAAGAGGCTCAGCAGTCAGTGAAGAGGATCACATCAGAGAAGAAGGTGGAGACCAGAAAGATCAACCCCAACAGTCTGGTAAGACAAGATTCAGTACAGCAGATACACTAAAGAAGAAAAGAGATTTTACTCTAAAAACACACCTCCTTAACCAAATTTTGAACATGCGTATTCACAAATATGCTCAGATGTCCACGCTAAAAGTGTCTGAGATTGTACTTAAATGCTCCCAATTAAAGTTAGTACTGAAGACACTGCATCCAGAGAAAATCCAAAACACCTTTAGCAAAACATTATTGTGTCATGGAGCTTTGAATGTGCAGTGTTTGTGCCTCCATTTATAATACTGATTATTTCTTACTCCccacagaaagagagactgcGTCAGAAAGAAGCAAGCATGTCTTCAACATAAGAGATTTATAGGTGGCTGATACACCGGGATCATTACATCTTCACAACCATCCTCACTATGTTTATCCAAGTGGCTGCGGACTATGACACGAAAAccattataaataataaaatttgtTGTTACTTTTACCAGACAATAAAGAAATCTTTTTCATCATTCACTGACAGTTCTGTCATATAATCTGCTACCTACAGCTGTactttaaagatttaaaaaagacataataaatgtgcaatatTTAGAATATATTAAAAGCGTACACACTGTATTTATATTCTTGTACTGAACTTTCTACGCAAATTATTTGCATTGATTTTGACGTCTTTAATCCTCCTAGAATATTTTTTCTACGAATAAATCACTGATTAGCACATAATTGATTTCATAGCTTGTTTTATTCACACGCAACTTCACAATACATGATACACATATTATACACAGTCATAAAATGAAGTGGCATTCAGCAGtgcaggttgtaaaaaaaatctctatatCATGATCAGCTTTATATTCCACACAGTGGAAACAATACAATCCTCCCAGGCCTTTGAAGATGTGTCCTTATACACAAGTGCTGCACATCCATTAGCCTGCGTGTCTGCAACAAATATATGACGTGGTAAAATGTTACAAACCAGCCTTCGTTAATCTTAAACACTCTTATGTTTTGGGTCATCAGTTCACTTAACTAAACCCTTAACTTTGGTATCATCACCGCATCTAAAACTATCTGACAACACATCCTCCAAATCTGTTTACACCTCAAACAAACTTGACTGAATGACTGATAAATAACAAGAGTCTAGATATCCTCTTAGAATTTGGATATGTTAATATCTTAAGTGTCTTTTCCTGCTTTTAAAGGctgtattacagtaaagtgacgTCATTTTCTGAGCTTACCAGACTGCTCTAGCTGTtctgttatttgcctttacccacttagtcattatatccacattactgatgattatttatcaaaaatctcactgTAAATATCTTCTAAAAGCCcaaatagtcaaccctacaatatcatTGCAATATCAATATCGAGGTATTGGGTCAAAAATACCGCGATATTTTCTCCATATCGTCAAACCCTATATATTATATGAGCATCTTCTTTCCATTAGAATGCTAAAAAAGGCTCAGGTAGGTTCCCCAACTTTCTGTTCCCACCTTATTCTCACGTGTCCTTTAAGCAAAATACACTttccttttcttatttttgcaaAGCTGCACTTTCCTCCAGTGGAAGTGGATATTACTgatctagatgcgcatctaatcCGTGTCTATTGTCGTGCAGCGGCACTGCTTTACGCGCTGGACCCGTTTCTTCCTGGTGTTGGGTGTCTGACCAGGGCAGAACAGGGTGTAGGTGACGGTGCTGAAGGTTTTGGGTTTGCAGGCAGAGCAGGACTGAAACGCGTCTCCGTCCTGGTAGTTATGCCTCGGGATGTAGAAGGAGTTGCACTGTCCGTAGCAGAAGCGGTTGATGATGGTGCGGCTCAGGCAGCCCTCCTCCTGGATGGTCTGCTTGAGCGGCTGCGTCTTGCACCA is part of the Epinephelus fuscoguttatus linkage group LG11, E.fuscoguttatus.final_Chr_v1 genome and encodes:
- the grem1a gene encoding gremlin-1a is translated as METPSVLVSAAVLALLLIPLWSTDAATFQGAFPHPNKYSPNDSERCQQPAITGLISRGSGPVTSTDEVLESSQEALHVTERRYLRLDWCKTQPLKQTIQEEGCLSRTIINRFCYGQCNSFYIPRHNYQDGDAFQSCSACKPKTFSTVTYTLFCPGQTPNTRKKRVQRVKQCRCTTIDTD